Within the Flavobacterium sp. CG_23.5 genome, the region AACCAGGCAATCTTAAATACGGTAATTGAAATATGTTTAGGATTGAAGTTTCTTTTTTTGAAATATCATCATTGAACATGTAGGATTTCTTTTTTACGAAAGGAATTGTGTCATGTACCATTGGCAAAGCAACTGTTGTAATTGGTACTCTGGCTCCATAATGCAACTTACTTACAAATAAAAAATCTCCAACTAATAATGATTTCTCCATTGACGAAGATGGAATTGTGAAAGGCTGAATAACATATGTATGAACAATAGTAGCAACAATAACAGCAAACAATAGTGAACTTACAGTTTCTCCTAATCCTGCTTTTGGGCTTAAGTTTCTATCCTTTACGTATTCTAATTTATCAGAATTATAATTCAAATAGGCAATATAAAAGCCTAAAGATAGTACTACTAACAAAGTGTCCTTTGTGGTGTTTTTACCAAAACTACGAATGGTTTCAACCCAAACAACAGGAAACATTATTAAATTTATTATAGGAATAAAAAATAGAAACACCCACCATTTAGGTCTATTAATTATTTGCATTAATATAATGGCATTGTAAATTGGTATTAATGCTTCCCAAGATTTTCTACCTGCTTTTACATACAATTTAAAAGTGGCTAAAAAATGAACAAATTGGATAATAAGGAATAATAAGAAAAATTTAGTCATTTGAATAATTTAAAGAATTTATGCAAAACTCGTTTAAATTATTACTAACAGATACTAAATTCATGATTCTGGCACACCAAATTATAAATCTAATTCTGATTTTTTTATGAATGATTGTCGATAATTAATTGCGGTAGTATTTGTTAGTTTTTTAAATGTATCATTAAAAGAAGAAATACTATTAAAGCCACTTTCAAAAGCAATTGTAGCAATTTTATAATTATGAAATTTAGGATTTTTTAAATTTTTTTTAGCTTCTCCAATACGATATTTAGCAATATATTGGGAATAGTTTGTGTTTTCAATTTGGTTGATAATTTGAGATAGTTGCTTAGAAGAAATGTTCATTCTTTCTGCTAATTTTACTAAAGTCAACTCTGGATCTAAAAATAATTTGTCATTTTCCATAAATTGATTAAGCTGTTTATAATACTCACTTGCTTTTGTATTATTTAATGTTGAATTAGTATATTTCTTCTTTTCATCTTCAAATATCCACAAATTTTGACATCCCAAAATTGCTAAAGAAATAATTATAAATGAAAACAAGAAAGCACTACTAGGATAAAAAGAAACAACATCAAAGAATACTAATATTGCATGAATAAAAATTAAAGTTGTAGCTACTATAAATGCAATTAACCATTTTTTAATTTTCACGTTCTTTTGTGAAACATCATGAAAGTTTGGGTGTTTTACTAACCAATAAAAACTATAACAACAGTAAATTAAACCGTGTATGAATAAGAACAAATAAAAATTTCCTAAGTTCGTAATTCCATTATTTGGGACAAACACTGTTAAAATCATTACCAAAAAAAATGGTGCATAATGCCGATAACAATCTATCCTTTTTAAGGAAGCATTATTATTATATAAAAGATTTACATAAAACCATAAACAGGGACCTATTAATAAAAATAAGCCTAAAAATAAGATGAGAATAGAATCGGTAATTGCATAATAATTGTGAAATAACGCTTTTCCTGTACGCAAGCTTAATGTTAAAAGATATACAGCCAAAAATAAATTTGCTTTTGAATTTTTACTTGTTTTGGCAAGAAGTATTATTCCAAAGAAAAACCCCAAAACAACACCTATACTGCTAATTAATAATTCAAAGCGACTAAAAAATTCTGGTTCAAAATTCATCAAACAAAGAAACTAAAATCTTAAGTATTTTACAATTGATTTATCCTCTATTGCTTTTACGCGAAAAATCTCTGTATTTCATCAAAATTTGAAAATAATGAGCTACCTAAAAGCGAGGGTTTCGTTGCGTGCGTAGAACGAACAATGAAACCCCCGGTTGAACGGAATCGCTTATAAGTTTTATTTCTCTGATTTGATCTCTTTTATCATACACTCGAGTTTTTCTCGCTGTTGTTTTGCTTTTTCATCATATGCCTTTTACCTTCTCTCGAAAGTAACTTGTTGCTGAACGAGTTCTATGTGCAGGGTAGGAGGGTATCATATAAAAAAAAACTCTATAAAATCCAAAGGGCTGGTATGAAAATATTTTTTTTTGATTCTTCTTCAGAGACTTTTTTTAGATCTTTAATAAATTCTCAAACTATACTGAACCTTTATATTGTTACAAATTTCCTTAAACATTAGGAAAATTTAAAGGGATAGAAAATATCAGATTGTTTTTTGTTCCTTTTTTGTCTCTATCTTACTGAATTTGTCTCGTAGAATTTTCATGTCTTCACCTACTTTTTTATCAAGTACTTTAGCATAATGTTGTGTGGTTCGTAGATTTTTATGACCAAGCATCTTACTAACACTTTCAATAGGAACTCCATTGGTTAGTGTTACAGTGGTTGCAAACGTGTGTCGTGCAATATGGAAGGTGAGGTCTTTTTCGATTTCACAAACACCTGCGATTTCTTTTAAATAAGTATTCAATTCCTTAAATATAATTTATGCTGTAATCTGAGATTTACTTTAAATTTTATTTGAAATATAATAACCACTCGTTTTACTTATTAAACAGCATTTAACTGGATGCTAAAAGTACTCCCCAATCCTAATTCACTTTCAACTGCTATAGTTCCGTGTTGAGCTTCGATGAATTCTTTGCTGATTGCTAAGCCCAATCCGGTACCTAATTTATGGCTTCCTGGAATTTGAAAATATTTGTCAAAAACTTTGTTTTTATAACGGTTATCAATTCCTTTTCCGGTATCAATAACTTGAAAAATTATTGTGTTTTGGTCTTTTTTTAATTTGACAATAATTTTACTATTCTCTGAAGAGTAGGTTATAGCGTTTGTTAAAAAGTTGATTAAAACCCAAGACGTTTTTTCGCTATCGGCTTTTACTAAAGGCAAATTTTCTTCGGCATCAGAAATTATATGAATTCCTTTTTGCTCAGCTTGCACTTTTACTGCTTCAGTAGCGTAGTTTATGATTTCATATGGATTGCTATTATCTATATTTAGATGTATATTTCCGGTTTCTACTTGCGATAAATCAAGTAATTCTCCTGTTATTTTAAGCAAGCGTTGGCTGTCTTCTTTGATGCTATTGATTAATTGTTTTTGGTCATCATTAATTTTTCCGGTTTCTTCTTTTTCCAACAATTGCAAACTCATTTTTATGGAGGAAATTGGCGTTTTTAATTCGTGTGAAACGGTCGCAATAAAATTAGTTTTAGCAAAATCCAGTTCTTTAAAAACAGTAATATTTCTCAAAATTATGACATCGCCAATATCAATAGTCTGGTCTTCCCCTGTTGGTTTTATGGTAATATTTATGATTTCTTTTTCAAAATAACTTTCTTTACTATCGGCAAATATGGTCATCGGCAATTTTTTTTGGTTATCACTTTCCAAATTGCCAACAATTAGTGATTTCATTAAATCGTTGGTCAAGGCCAAAGTTGTAGCTAATTTACCGATTACCTCTTCCGATTTCATTCCAATGATTTTTAAGGCTTCATTATTCACAAACAAGATTACTCCGTTATTATCAAAACCGATTATCGGGTCATGCATATTATTGATCAGCGTTTCTAATCGTTTCTTTTCAAAAGACAATTTATGCAGATTGCTATTGCTGTATTCCTCTAGTTTTTGTGCCATGGTATTAAATGATTTTGCCAAATCGCCATATTCGTTATGGTTCATAAAATTCACTCTTTCTGAATAGTTTTTATTGGCAATTTCCTTGATACTTGCCGTTAATTCTCTAATTGGATTCGCAATATTATTGGGCAAATTCACCAATAAATTAAAAGCAATCAAAAAGCATAAAGTTCCTGTAATTGCTATCCATAAATTAGCAGTTTCGGCAGTCTTGGTGGCGACATCACTTTTTTGCTTGATGGCATTCATATTCAACTTCATAATTTCGAAAATATCCTCGCGAATTTGATTTTTTATTTGTTGATTGTTTCTATTATTCTTCAAAAAATTAAAATTATTTTGCAAACTATTTGTCTTTTTATCTTCACCAGCCTCAGTGATATTAGCCATTTGATTTTTAAGATTTTTTTCAAAAAGCACAATGGCTTGATTTTCATTTGTGCCAATATTTTCCAAGGAAAGTAGCATATTGCGAGAATATTCCAGGGTATTATAATTGGCTTTCAAGATGTTTTGAGTATCTTTTTTTATCAAAAATATATAGTAAGCACTAACTAATGAGAGGATGATGATCAAGATGAATAGTAAACCTACTCCGAGATCTAATTTGGTTTTAATTTTCATTTTACTAATATTATAAGTTATGACAGTATTACTAGGTCAATATTTGATGAAGATAAATTGTTTAATAATTTATTAAAAATAGTTGTAGATAAAATTACTTTAAATAAACTCAAATGAGGTTTTCCAATACAAACCGTTGTTATCTTTTTTTGTTCGACTACATTTAAAATAGCATCTGTAATGCTTTTATTTTCTATTTTGATGACTTCAGCTCCTAATTGTGTTGCTAATTTGAAATTATTAATCAAATGCCGTTGCTTGTCTAAAGCTATTGTATCGGAACTTTCATTTGGCGTTTCCACATACAAAACATACCATTTGCAATTGTAATAACTTGCAAGACGTGCCGCTTTTCGAATTACAATTTTAGCTCTTTTATCATTACTACTGATACAAGCTAGTAGTTTTTCGTGACGCAAAGCTAGATTTTTCGGCACTTCATTTTCGACTTTCCGAACGACTTGGCTGGCCACTTCTTTTAAAGCCAATTCCCGCAGTTGCAAAATTTGGTCTGATTTGAAGAAGTTATTCAAAGCAGTCTGAATTTTGTCTGCTGTATAAATTTTTCCTTCCTTAAGACGTGTAATCAAATCTTCCGAAGTCAAATCGATGTTGACAACTTCATCTGCCATTCGCAAGACGTTATCCGGAATTCGTTCCTGAACATCTATATTTGTAATCTTTTTGACATCTTCATTCAAACTCTCGATATGCTGAATATTTACGGCCGAAATGATGTTAATTCCTGCTTCGAGTATTTCCAGTACATCTTGCCACCGCTTCTCGTTTTTACTGCCTTCGATATTTGTATGCGCTAACTCATCGATAATCACTACTTCGGGACGCAAATTAATAATGGCCTGCACATCCATCTCTTCCAATTGCTTGCCTTTGTAAAAAATAGTACGTCTCGGAATAACGGGCAAACCTTCGAGCAATTCATGCGTTTCGGCTCGATTGTGCGTTTCAATATATCCAATTTTTACATCGATACCATTTTTCAAAAGCGTGTGTGCTTCCTGCAGCATACGAAACGTCTTTCCCACACCGGCACTCATGCCAATATAGACTTTAAACTTTCCCCTTCGCGATTTCTGAATTAAATCAAGAAAGTGTTTGACGTTATTTTCTTTTTCGTTGTCCATAAATATTTAGAAAACAATAAAATTAAAAGAATAAACCATTGAGAAATTAAGCTAATTAAGACGTAAAACTTAATTTCTTAATGGTTTAACAATTAAAACGAAATCGCCAACGAAGTCGTTAAAAAGGTATTTTGGTTTGTTGGATTATCGTTCTTTAAAAATATAGCATCTTTGCTGTTCAAATTTCGGGCTTCTATTCTAAACATAACATTATCTGCAACTAAATAATCAAAATTAGCCGAAAATCCATAGGTTTTAAAGCCGTTTGGGGTTCCCGTTGCGATAATCACGCCTTGCTTGTCTTGATAATATTCGCCTCTTGCCGACAATTGGATTTTAGCGGTAGGATTATATTGTGCCATTACAATTGGCGAATACCAAATATCGTAAGTACTACTGCCTTTAGTAGTTTGCTGTGCGCCAATATCAAAACCTGCAATTACACTCGTTTTTTCAGACACTTTAAACTGTCCGTAAAAATTATTGAAATAACGCCATTTTCTGTTAATATCCGGTTGCTCATTTCCAATGTAAGTACTCCAATTCAATGCCATTTTTGCAGTTGGCTTATAAGTAACTTGCGTTCCAAAAGCCGGCGTTTGATTGCCATCTATTTTCTGAATTCGTTGCCAGCCGTTCAAATACATCACAGCCAAATACCATTTCTCCGATTTTGAAGTATACCCAATTTTAACTCCTGCTTCATAATAAGGCGAATTTTCCGCCAAAATGCTTCGGGTCAAATTCATGCAATCTTTCCCGATTGCACTTTCGAAACCAATATGCGCAGGCATAATTCCCGCATCAATCCATAAATTTTGGTCTTTAGAAATCTTCACGCCAACATTGGCTTCATAAACATTTTTTAATAAACCAGGCTCTGCAGCCAAATTGTATTGGGGATAAGTTCCTGCCATTAAAGCAAAATTAGCACGAACATTGTCCTTCGCATAATTCACTTTTGCAAGCCCCAAATTCAGGTTCAATTCATTATGTTTGTTGTGACTGTAAAAAAATCCAGGTCGCAAATGATTATCCGGATTCCCGAAATCATAACTGTAATACGTTTCTAAATACCCCGAAAACGTAAACGGACTTGGCGCTTTTTCTTGCGCATTACTTGTTGTAAACCATAAAGCTATTAAAGCTGTAATTATAATTCTTTTCATTTTATTTTATTTTTTGGAGCTAATCCAGCACACGAGGCGAAGACGAACTGGCGAAGCAATTCGTTACAATCTTTTTGGCTCGAAAAAAAAACGAGCCAAAAAGGATTTCCACTACTACCTGCCTATCGGCAGACAGGTCTGGGCGAGGACATTTTTGTTCTAATTTTTATTTTAATTCATCCAAAGCCACATTTAATTCTAAAACATTTACTGTTGAAGTTCCCATTAATGTTGGCTTATTGATTTTGGTTTCCATCAAAGTTTTTACTTTTTCTTCTGATAATTTTCTTTCTTTTGCCACTCTTTTCACCTGAATCAAAGCTCCTTCCGGCGAAATATTCGGATCCAATCCACTTCCGGAAGCGGTGACCATATCCGATGGGATTTGGGACTTTTTCAAATAAGGATGCACAATTAAAAAGGTATCAATTCTTTTTTGGACTAAGGCCAGATAATCCGCATTGCTCGGTCCTTTATTACTTCCTGCACTTCCTGCAGCATTGTAATCAACTGCTGAAGGTCGTCCCCAAAAATAATTGGATTTGTCAAATTTCTGTCCAATTTTCTGGTAACCTACCACTTTTCCGTTAACCGAAATAGTTTCTCCTTTCCCCTGATTTGGGGCAAACTGTGCAATTCCATATATCGCTAAAGGATAAATGACTGCAAATATAACAACGATTAAAAACGTAAATTTAAGTACTGAAAATATATTTTTCATTTTAATATTTTTTATAAACAAAACCGATTTTAAAATCCGGTTTTGTTCGATTTTACATAAATAAAGCCACTACTAAATCAATCAATTTAATTCCGATAAAAGGGACAATCAATCCACCCAATCCATAAATCAAAAGATTTCTTTTTAAAATCGCGCTCGCTCCAATTGGTTTGTAATCAACCCCTCTTAAAGCTAGCGGAATCAATATCGGAATAATAATTGCATTGAAAATCACTGCTGATAAAATAGCACTTTCCGGACTGTGAAGTCGCATGATATTTAAACCTTCCAAGGCTGGAATAGCAGTGATGAAAAGTGCTGGAACAATCGCAAAATATTTGGCAACATCATTTGCAATAGAGAAAGTCGTAAGTGTTCCTCGGGTCATCAATAATTGTTTTCCAATTTCTATGATTTCAATTAACTTGGTTGGATCATTGTCTAAATCGACCATGTTTCCGGCTTCTTTGGCAGCTTGTGTTCCGCTGTTCATTGCAACGCCTACATCGGCTTGCGCCAATGCCGGTGCGTCATTTGTACCATCACCCATCATCGCTACGAGTTTTCCGAGTTGTTGTTCGTTTTTGATGTAGTTCATTTTGTCTTCCGGTTTGGCTTCGGCAATAAAATCATCTACACCGGCGGCTTCCGCAATAAATTTGGCAGTCAATGGATTATCTCCGGTAACCATTACCGTTTTTACACCCATTTTTCGCAAACGGTCAAAACGTTCTTTCATTCCCGTTTTGATAATATCCTGCAATTCGATAACACCCTGAATTTGATTGTCCTTGATGACCACCAATGGCGTTCCTCCCAAAGAAGAAATATCAATTACTTTTTGTGCGGTATCCACGGGAAATGAGTTTCCGCCTTCTTTTGCAATATTCTTAGCGGCATCTTGCGCCCCTTTTCTAATGTTGGTTCCATCTTTCAAAATCACGCCGCTTGTTCTGGTTTCGGCAGTAAATTTGATCAAAGTAGACCCTTCAACAGATAATTTATGAGCAATTTCAATTCCAGCCAATTCGACAATACTTTTTCCTTCTGGGGTATCATCTGCAAGCGAACTCAAAACAGAATATTTTATAAAATCTTCTGCACTAACTCCTTTTGACGGATAAAAATTGGTCGCTTTTCTGTTTCCGATCGTGATGGTTCCAGTTTTATCTAAAAGCAAAACATCAATATCTCCAGCTGTTTCTACTGCCTTCCCAGATTTTGTGATTACATTGGCACGCAATGCTCTATCCATTCCTGCAATTCCAATGGCCGAAAGTAAACCTCCAATTGTAGTTGGAATTAAACATACAAACAACGAAATAAAAGCTGCGATTGTAATTGGTGCATTAGCGTAATCGGCAAAAGGTTTTAGCGTTACGCAAACAATCACGAAGATTAAAGTAAACGCTGCTAACAAAATTGTCAGTGCAATTTCGTTTGGTGTTTTCTGACGGCTTGCCCCTTCAACCAAGGCAATCATTTTGTCCAAAAAGCTTTCGCCTGGTTCCGAAGTCACAATGACTTTGATTTTGTCAGACAACACTTTTGTCCCGCCGGTTACTGATGATTTATCACCGCCTGCTTCACGAATTACCGGAGCACTTTCTCCTGTAATAGCGCTCTCGTCAATGGTGGCCAGACCTTCGATTATTTCACCGTCAGTGGCAATTAAATCGCCAGCTTCACAGATAAAAACATCTCCTTTTTTCAGTTCAGATGAACTGATATTTTTGATTTCGCCATTAGGCAAAACTTGTCTTGCCGGAGTTTCTTCACGTGTTTTTCGCAAACTGTCAGCTTGTGCTTTTCCTCTGGCTTCGGCGATTGCTTCGGCAAAATTGGCGAATAAAAGGG harbors:
- the kdpB gene encoding potassium-transporting ATPase subunit KdpB; protein product: MTKNNSNSLFESKQVKDALVQSFVKLNPKVMFKNPVMFTVEIGTAIMLVVCIAILFGAQNQGSFIYNFIVFLILLATLLFANFAEAIAEARGKAQADSLRKTREETPARQVLPNGEIKNISSSELKKGDVFICEAGDLIATDGEIIEGLATIDESAITGESAPVIREAGGDKSSVTGGTKVLSDKIKVIVTSEPGESFLDKMIALVEGASRQKTPNEIALTILLAAFTLIFVIVCVTLKPFADYANAPITIAAFISLFVCLIPTTIGGLLSAIGIAGMDRALRANVITKSGKAVETAGDIDVLLLDKTGTITIGNRKATNFYPSKGVSAEDFIKYSVLSSLADDTPEGKSIVELAGIEIAHKLSVEGSTLIKFTAETRTSGVILKDGTNIRKGAQDAAKNIAKEGGNSFPVDTAQKVIDISSLGGTPLVVIKDNQIQGVIELQDIIKTGMKERFDRLRKMGVKTVMVTGDNPLTAKFIAEAAGVDDFIAEAKPEDKMNYIKNEQQLGKLVAMMGDGTNDAPALAQADVGVAMNSGTQAAKEAGNMVDLDNDPTKLIEIIEIGKQLLMTRGTLTTFSIANDVAKYFAIVPALFITAIPALEGLNIMRLHSPESAILSAVIFNAIIIPILIPLALRGVDYKPIGASAILKRNLLIYGLGGLIVPFIGIKLIDLVVALFM
- a CDS encoding porin — its product is MKRIIITALIALWFTTSNAQEKAPSPFTFSGYLETYYSYDFGNPDNHLRPGFFYSHNKHNELNLNLGLAKVNYAKDNVRANFALMAGTYPQYNLAAEPGLLKNVYEANVGVKISKDQNLWIDAGIMPAHIGFESAIGKDCMNLTRSILAENSPYYEAGVKIGYTSKSEKWYLAVMYLNGWQRIQKIDGNQTPAFGTQVTYKPTAKMALNWSTYIGNEQPDINRKWRYFNNFYGQFKVSEKTSVIAGFDIGAQQTTKGSSTYDIWYSPIVMAQYNPTAKIQLSARGEYYQDKQGVIIATGTPNGFKTYGFSANFDYLVADNVMFRIEARNLNSKDAIFLKNDNPTNQNTFLTTSLAISF
- a CDS encoding K(+)-transporting ATPase subunit C produces the protein MKNIFSVLKFTFLIVVIFAVIYPLAIYGIAQFAPNQGKGETISVNGKVVGYQKIGQKFDKSNYFWGRPSAVDYNAAGSAGSNKGPSNADYLALVQKRIDTFLIVHPYLKKSQIPSDMVTASGSGLDPNISPEGALIQVKRVAKERKLSEEKVKTLMETKINKPTLMGTSTVNVLELNVALDELK
- a CDS encoding helix-turn-helix domain-containing protein; amino-acid sequence: MNFEPEFFSRFELLISSIGVVLGFFFGIILLAKTSKNSKANLFLAVYLLTLSLRTGKALFHNYYAITDSILILFLGLFLLIGPCLWFYVNLLYNNNASLKRIDCYRHYAPFFLVMILTVFVPNNGITNLGNFYLFLFIHGLIYCCYSFYWLVKHPNFHDVSQKNVKIKKWLIAFIVATTLIFIHAILVFFDVVSFYPSSAFLFSFIIISLAILGCQNLWIFEDEKKKYTNSTLNNTKASEYYKQLNQFMENDKLFLDPELTLVKLAERMNISSKQLSQIINQIENTNYSQYIAKYRIGEAKKNLKNPKFHNYKIATIAFESGFNSISSFNDTFKKLTNTTAINYRQSFIKKSELDL
- a CDS encoding sensor protein KdpD — its product is MDNEKENNVKHFLDLIQKSRRGKFKVYIGMSAGVGKTFRMLQEAHTLLKNGIDVKIGYIETHNRAETHELLEGLPVIPRRTIFYKGKQLEEMDVQAIINLRPEVVIIDELAHTNIEGSKNEKRWQDVLEILEAGINIISAVNIQHIESLNEDVKKITNIDVQERIPDNVLRMADEVVNIDLTSEDLITRLKEGKIYTADKIQTALNNFFKSDQILQLRELALKEVASQVVRKVENEVPKNLALRHEKLLACISSNDKRAKIVIRKAARLASYYNCKWYVLYVETPNESSDTIALDKQRHLINNFKLATQLGAEVIKIENKSITDAILNVVEQKKITTVCIGKPHLSLFKVILSTTIFNKLLNNLSSSNIDLVILS
- a CDS encoding sensor histidine kinase; this encodes MKIKTKLDLGVGLLFILIIILSLVSAYYIFLIKKDTQNILKANYNTLEYSRNMLLSLENIGTNENQAIVLFEKNLKNQMANITEAGEDKKTNSLQNNFNFLKNNRNNQQIKNQIREDIFEIMKLNMNAIKQKSDVATKTAETANLWIAITGTLCFLIAFNLLVNLPNNIANPIRELTASIKEIANKNYSERVNFMNHNEYGDLAKSFNTMAQKLEEYSNSNLHKLSFEKKRLETLINNMHDPIIGFDNNGVILFVNNEALKIIGMKSEEVIGKLATTLALTNDLMKSLIVGNLESDNQKKLPMTIFADSKESYFEKEIINITIKPTGEDQTIDIGDVIILRNITVFKELDFAKTNFIATVSHELKTPISSIKMSLQLLEKEETGKINDDQKQLINSIKEDSQRLLKITGELLDLSQVETGNIHLNIDNSNPYEIINYATEAVKVQAEQKGIHIISDAEENLPLVKADSEKTSWVLINFLTNAITYSSENSKIIVKLKKDQNTIIFQVIDTGKGIDNRYKNKVFDKYFQIPGSHKLGTGLGLAISKEFIEAQHGTIAVESELGLGSTFSIQLNAV